The Alphaproteobacteria bacterium genome includes a window with the following:
- a CDS encoding FAD-binding protein, with amino-acid sequence MPCAIEAVRAGAKVVVIEQAERIGGALHVSAAQMSGAGAKRQKSRGIADDWRTHLDDVLRISRGTCQADLVELATQLGGSTIDWLEAAGFEFDPVTPAILHFHEAYRTARTFWGVAGGRSVLKVVKPLFDSAMAQPNATLLLNSEVVALRQAKDGAVTGIVVRGKDGAEQTIAAKHVVLATGGYGGNAERFARWTGGRKLHTAALPTATGAGIELGLAVGGVLRGGEHYLPTFAGIPAQSGGHQILWDQLPSLTPQVRAPWEVFVSSEGKRFVREDIDSVDARERALNTLPDALFWAVFDERIWREAPPLLPGWKPDELAAAWTSHENFVIAPTLDAIATRIGCDAATLNATIAAYNDALRSGKPDPLGRESRPLPIAQAPFRAIRMHGMVLKTPSGLTVDRALRVVRADGSPIPGLYAIGEALGGATLSGNAFVGGMSVTPALGFGRWLGAKLAGRDLLEAA; translated from the coding sequence ATGCCTTGCGCGATCGAAGCGGTCCGGGCCGGCGCCAAGGTCGTCGTGATCGAACAGGCCGAACGCATCGGCGGCGCCTTGCATGTTTCGGCGGCACAGATGAGCGGTGCGGGTGCGAAGCGCCAGAAATCGCGTGGAATCGCCGATGATTGGCGCACGCATCTTGATGATGTTTTGCGCATCAGCCGGGGCACGTGCCAGGCGGATCTGGTCGAATTGGCGACGCAGCTTGGCGGCAGCACGATCGATTGGCTGGAAGCGGCCGGGTTCGAATTCGATCCGGTGACGCCCGCGATCCTGCATTTCCACGAAGCGTACCGCACCGCGCGCACGTTCTGGGGTGTGGCCGGCGGCCGGTCTGTGCTGAAAGTCGTCAAGCCGCTGTTCGACTCGGCGATGGCCCAACCCAACGCGACGCTGCTGCTGAACAGCGAAGTCGTGGCGCTGCGCCAAGCGAAAGACGGTGCGGTCACCGGCATCGTCGTGCGCGGCAAGGATGGCGCGGAACAAACCATCGCGGCCAAACATGTCGTGCTGGCGACCGGCGGCTATGGCGGCAACGCCGAACGCTTCGCGCGCTGGACCGGCGGGCGCAAACTTCATACGGCGGCGTTGCCGACCGCGACGGGGGCGGGGATCGAACTCGGCCTCGCTGTCGGTGGCGTTCTGCGCGGCGGCGAACATTATCTGCCGACCTTCGCGGGCATCCCCGCGCAGTCGGGCGGGCATCAAATCCTGTGGGATCAATTGCCGTCGCTGACACCCCAGGTGCGCGCACCCTGGGAAGTTTTCGTGTCCAGCGAAGGCAAGCGCTTCGTACGCGAAGACATTGACAGCGTGGATGCGCGCGAGCGCGCGCTGAACACATTGCCCGACGCGTTGTTCTGGGCGGTGTTCGACGAGCGCATCTGGCGCGAGGCCCCGCCGCTGTTGCCGGGCTGGAAGCCGGACGAACTCGCCGCCGCGTGGACGTCGCACGAGAATTTCGTGATCGCGCCAACGCTCGATGCGATCGCCACGCGTATCGGCTGCGATGCCGCCACGCTGAATGCGACTATTGCCGCCTATAACGACGCGCTGCGTTCGGGCAAACCCGATCCGCTGGGCCGCGAATCGCGCCCGCTGCCGATCGCGCAGGCGCCGTTCCGCGCCATTCGCATGCACGGCATGGTGCTGAAAACGCCGTCGGGCCTGACGGTCGATCGCGCGTTGCGCGTTGTGCGCGCGGACGGTTCGCCGATCCCCGGCCTCTATGCGATCGGCGAGGCCTTGGGCGGCGCCACGTTGTCGGGCAACGCCTTCGTCGGCGGGATGAGCGTCACGCCCGCTCTGGGTTTCGGCCGCTGGTTGGGCGCCAAGCTCGCCGGCCGCGATTTGTTGGAGGCCGCATGA
- a CDS encoding ureidoglycolate lyase — protein MTATTIQRLRIEDATPENVAPFGWLLGSNVPEPGNRLHFYDGVLRKPTRFESDEQTELTVATLRRRPLAVRWIERHFKHTQTFIPLKGKPFVVVLGAPNDQPMPDLGALKALRFDGSAGFCMKIGCWHEFPFVLEDETDLIVILRRETHSNLRDVRGTEAEGDDLEKRDLWQRLDLSIELDLN, from the coding sequence ATGACCGCGACGACGATCCAACGCTTGCGCATCGAAGACGCGACACCCGAGAACGTGGCGCCGTTCGGCTGGCTGCTCGGCTCCAACGTGCCCGAGCCGGGCAATCGCCTGCATTTCTACGATGGCGTGTTGCGCAAGCCCACGCGCTTCGAATCCGACGAGCAGACCGAGTTGACCGTCGCGACCTTGCGCCGCCGCCCCCTCGCCGTGCGTTGGATCGAACGGCATTTCAAACATACGCAGACTTTCATCCCGCTGAAGGGCAAGCCGTTCGTCGTGGTGCTGGGGGCACCCAACGACCAGCCGATGCCGGATCTGGGGGCGCTGAAGGCGCTGCGCTTCGACGGCAGTGCTGGTTTCTGCATGAAGATCGGCTGCTGGCACGAATTCCCCTTCGTGCTGGAAGACGAGACCGACCTGATCGTCATCCTGCGGCGCGAGACGCACAGCAATCTGCGCGACGTGCGCGGCACGGAAGCCGAAGGCGACGATCTGGAAAAGCGCGATCTGTGGCAGCGTCTGGATCTGTCGATCGAACTCGATTTGAATTGA
- a CDS encoding class I SAM-dependent methyltransferase, with the protein MRTDPPTHRPFEAFQEFLLSCKLQWTRNLYPEVAQRYRAAAEAAPAKPKTVDDVEKLIANDTTYRYFAWFERHLQKMKYSGRYGLANHYGAHRDELAPMIEPTNNERLVIPPDFVPPEYYPAIDIHQHPGGVHGDSVAGMVYERGARTTTPLLDKHGDLHQRFTRIAMERLGKQPKRIVDMGCGFGKSTRPFYSSSRDTEVVGVDLAAPCVKLAAHTAAEDQARNVQFRQGDAADTKLPAGNADLVTSTMMLHEMPVSHIEKVLHEAHRLLAPGGWSIHLDFLAGDDPFNKFIHYGHSARNNEPFMPPLDQMDLAAAHRRAGFDKVEITRFEEMTGALSPENKAWRFPWVVIAARKTA; encoded by the coding sequence ATGCGTACCGATCCCCCGACCCATCGGCCCTTCGAAGCGTTCCAGGAATTCCTGCTGTCCTGCAAGCTACAATGGACGCGAAACCTGTATCCGGAAGTGGCGCAGCGCTATCGCGCGGCGGCGGAAGCGGCCCCCGCCAAGCCCAAGACCGTCGACGACGTCGAAAAGCTAATCGCGAACGACACGACCTATCGCTATTTCGCGTGGTTCGAACGGCATCTGCAAAAGATGAAGTATTCGGGCCGCTACGGTCTGGCCAATCATTACGGCGCGCATCGCGACGAATTGGCGCCGATGATCGAGCCGACGAACAACGAACGCCTCGTCATCCCGCCGGATTTCGTGCCGCCCGAATATTATCCCGCCATCGACATCCACCAGCACCCCGGCGGCGTGCATGGCGATTCGGTCGCCGGCATGGTGTACGAGCGCGGGGCCCGCACCACGACGCCGCTGCTCGACAAGCATGGCGACCTGCATCAGCGTTTCACCCGTATCGCGATGGAACGCCTGGGCAAGCAGCCCAAGCGTATCGTCGATATGGGCTGCGGCTTCGGCAAAAGCACGCGCCCCTTCTATTCGTCGAGCCGCGACACGGAGGTCGTCGGTGTCGATCTCGCTGCCCCGTGCGTGAAGCTCGCAGCACACACGGCGGCCGAGGATCAGGCGCGCAACGTCCAGTTCCGCCAGGGCGACGCGGCCGACACGAAGCTGCCTGCCGGCAACGCCGATCTCGTCACCAGCACGATGATGCTGCACGAAATGCCCGTCTCGCATATCGAGAAGGTGCTGCACGAAGCCCATCGCCTGCTCGCCCCCGGCGGCTGGTCGATCCATCTCGACTTCCTGGCGGGCGACGATCCGTTCAACAAATTCATCCATTACGGCCATAGCGCGCGGAACAACGAGCCGTTCATGCCGCCGCTCGACCAGATGGATCTGGCCGCCGCCCATCGCCGCGCGGGTTTCGACAAAGTCGAGATCACGCGTTTCGAGGAAATGACCGGCGCCTTGTCGCCCGAGAACAAGGCGTGGCGTTTCCCCTGGGTCGTCATCGCCGCGCGCAAGACCGCCTGA
- a CDS encoding nuclear transport factor 2 family protein, whose protein sequence is MRRKLYRSVGESVLMTQMVESGPAATAIRFLRSLENGDLAAVKTLIAPEFTMQFPGGVEFADFDALFAWARGRYTGVRKKFERIDAAESNGTAIVHVSGTLSGRWLDGDEFSGIRYIDRFDLKAGLIVRQTVWNDMGEAKLKRQTGHGAAINPADKTSSASGTSGASGV, encoded by the coding sequence GTGCGACGAAAACTCTATCGAAGCGTTGGGGAGAGCGTCCTTATGACACAAATGGTTGAGAGCGGGCCAGCGGCCACGGCCATACGTTTTTTGCGGTCGCTCGAAAACGGCGATCTCGCCGCCGTCAAAACGCTCATAGCGCCGGAATTTACGATGCAATTTCCCGGCGGCGTGGAATTCGCGGATTTCGACGCGCTGTTCGCCTGGGCGCGCGGCCGCTACACCGGCGTGCGCAAAAAATTCGAGCGAATCGACGCGGCCGAGTCGAACGGCACGGCCATCGTCCATGTCAGCGGCACGCTGTCGGGACGCTGGCTGGACGGCGATGAATTTTCGGGCATTCGCTATATCGACCGCTTCGACTTGAAAGCCGGCCTGATCGTTCGCCAGACGGTCTGGAACGATATGGGTGAAGCCAAGTTGAAGCGGCAGACGGGTCATGGCGCAGCGATCAACCCCGCCGACAAAACCAGCTCGGCTTCCGGCACCTCAGGGGCGTCGGGCGTGTAA
- a CDS encoding alpha/beta hydrolase: protein MNPVKLKRRFADVGALQVHYREGGAGDATPLVMIHASPGASRQVASLAALLANGRRVVAPDTAGNGDSDALPDPTPAIPDLAAHARAAIDKIVDGKIDLYGSHTGASIAMEIALAAPDKVRRLVIDGMGLYAADEQSDVLRNYAREIAPDLEGTHLLKVWHFCRDQYLFWPYYNRTAEGRLPNGLPDAEEFHDFVVEVLKAMRTYHRSYRAAFRHPKRDSLVKLNLPVLVLTSPSDMLDSYAAEVAALIPGATRASTPRWGASDFHAATAATIAEFLDRQ, encoded by the coding sequence ATGAATCCGGTGAAACTCAAGCGCCGCTTCGCCGATGTCGGCGCGCTGCAAGTCCATTATCGCGAAGGCGGTGCGGGCGACGCCACGCCGCTGGTAATGATCCACGCATCGCCCGGCGCCTCGCGCCAAGTCGCCTCGTTGGCGGCGTTGCTCGCGAATGGACGTCGTGTGGTGGCGCCGGACACGGCCGGCAACGGCGATTCCGATGCGTTGCCCGATCCGACCCCCGCGATCCCCGATCTCGCCGCCCATGCGCGCGCGGCGATCGACAAAATCGTCGACGGGAAGATCGATCTCTACGGCAGCCATACCGGTGCGTCGATCGCGATGGAAATCGCGCTGGCGGCCCCCGACAAGGTGCGCCGTTTGGTGATCGACGGCATGGGGCTTTACGCGGCCGACGAGCAATCGGATGTGCTGCGCAACTACGCGCGCGAGATCGCCCCCGACCTCGAAGGCACGCATCTTTTGAAGGTCTGGCATTTCTGCCGCGACCAATATCTGTTCTGGCCGTACTACAACCGCACCGCCGAGGGGCGTTTGCCCAACGGCTTGCCCGACGCCGAGGAGTTCCACGATTTCGTCGTCGAAGTTTTGAAGGCGATGCGCACCTATCATCGTTCGTATCGCGCGGCGTTCCGCCATCCCAAGCGCGACAGCTTGGTGAAGCTGAACCTGCCGGTGCTGGTGCTGACCTCGCCGTCGGACATGCTGGACAGCTACGCGGCCGAAGTCGCGGCGCTGATCCCCGGCGCCACGCGCGCGTCGACCCCGCGCTGGGGGGCGTCCGATTTCCATGCGGCCACGGCCGCGACCATCGCCGAATTTTTGGATCGCCAATGA
- a CDS encoding TRAP transporter small permease produces the protein MAGAKSLTDRLKTARTVFEWACGAVLAAFTILVLYSVMMRYFFNNPPMWGEDIPKLLFVWLSFVGGGLAYMLGYNIRMTSFVESLPRPVQVAIELAMRVLTVAMLVVIVWYSIPIIELSMYRRVLATGLSDGWTYIALPIGAVLMIGNEIVRMWLAVLGEHTDDDSSLHSGM, from the coding sequence ATGGCTGGTGCGAAATCGCTTACCGACCGCCTGAAAACGGCGCGGACGGTTTTCGAATGGGCGTGCGGTGCCGTTTTGGCCGCCTTCACCATTCTCGTCCTCTACTCGGTGATGATGCGTTACTTCTTCAACAATCCGCCGATGTGGGGCGAGGACATCCCCAAGCTGCTGTTCGTCTGGCTCAGCTTCGTCGGCGGCGGTCTCGCCTATATGCTCGGCTACAACATCCGCATGACGAGCTTCGTCGAATCGCTGCCGCGCCCCGTGCAGGTCGCGATCGAACTCGCGATGCGCGTACTCACCGTCGCGATGCTCGTCGTCATCGTCTGGTACTCCATTCCGATTATCGAATTGTCGATGTATCGCCGCGTTCTGGCGACCGGCTTGTCCGACGGCTGGACGTATATCGCCCTGCCGATCGGCGCCGTGCTGATGATCGGCAACGAAATCGTGCGCATGTGGCTCGCGGTTTTGGGCGAGCACACCGACGACGATAGTTCCTTGCATTCGGGCATGTAA
- a CDS encoding carboxymuconolactone decarboxylase family protein, which yields MAAENGVDELVAKLTALKAERGYLLPHHGLLAAMAPDVLDAYGALYRALTLGKRHLDEFTKEFVWLAILAATDEAAATHHIAKFRNAGGTDAQIAIAVRLAAWARGEGAVAFADKIWSPHMAGFDWRQARGDARAALIAGGSVTPGQALLAEIATRTCLDQWTQLADAIVEAVAAGESEDRIAEALMLTMFPAGVPRFVEAAGVWLELIRDGRVPASPRLRAWASLEGQGGHDEASGKVKK from the coding sequence ATGGCGGCGGAAAACGGCGTCGACGAACTGGTCGCGAAGCTCACCGCGCTGAAGGCGGAGCGCGGTTACTTGCTGCCCCATCACGGGCTTCTGGCCGCGATGGCGCCCGACGTGCTGGACGCCTATGGCGCCTTGTACCGCGCGCTGACTTTGGGCAAACGCCATCTCGACGAATTCACCAAAGAGTTCGTGTGGCTCGCGATCCTCGCTGCGACCGACGAAGCCGCCGCGACGCATCATATCGCGAAGTTCCGCAACGCGGGCGGCACGGACGCGCAGATCGCGATCGCGGTGCGGCTCGCCGCCTGGGCGCGCGGCGAGGGCGCGGTCGCGTTCGCCGACAAAATCTGGTCGCCGCATATGGCGGGCTTCGATTGGCGCCAGGCTCGGGGCGATGCGCGCGCCGCGTTGATCGCGGGCGGCAGCGTGACGCCGGGCCAAGCGCTGCTGGCGGAGATCGCCACGCGCACCTGCCTCGACCAATGGACGCAACTCGCCGACGCGATCGTCGAAGCCGTGGCGGCGGGCGAAAGCGAAGATCGCATCGCCGAAGCACTGATGCTGACCATGTTCCCGGCCGGCGTGCCGCGCTTCGTGGAAGCGGCGGGCGTGTGGCTCGAACTTATTCGCGACGGCCGCGTTCCGGCCTCGCCCCGATTGCGCGCCTGGGCCTCGCTCGAAGGGCAGGGCGGGCACGACGAAGCCAGCGGAAAGGTGAAGAAATGA
- a CDS encoding TRAP transporter large permease, producing MLLLSMILVLFVLIILGMDIAFSIGVASLFYILITQFGDRPINPVLFVQELTAGVDSFALLAIPMFIFAGELMTKSGVTQRLINFSSSLVGHKPGGLANTGITANLFMAGISGSAVADAAAVGSVLVPEMKRRGYSSAYAAGVIAAAASMGPIIPPSILFILLGSIVNISVGQLFIAGILPGFVMYFAMLATSAYMSRRLNLPVEERVTGDAKRRAILGGILPLGAPVMIVLSKIFGIATPTESAALVALYTLVLAVVVYRSLSPKAFMEAAVASALTTAVVMMTVATSQIFGSLAVLAGLGETLTTAMRAISDNPYVLLLLINIALLVLGTIMEPLPLMLILAPILFPMLTGMGVDPIHFGVVMVLNLVLGMVTPPVGLTLFVMARIGKVGVWELFWAAWPYFLVLVAVLLVLTYVPWFSLALVDLWMR from the coding sequence ATGCTTCTTCTTTCCATGATTTTGGTGCTGTTCGTCCTGATCATCCTCGGGATGGACATCGCCTTCTCCATCGGCGTCGCGTCGCTTTTCTACATTCTGATCACCCAGTTCGGCGACCGGCCGATCAATCCGGTGCTGTTCGTCCAGGAATTGACGGCCGGCGTGGACAGCTTCGCGCTGCTCGCCATTCCGATGTTCATCTTCGCGGGCGAATTGATGACCAAGTCGGGCGTCACGCAGCGCCTGATCAATTTCTCGTCCAGCCTCGTCGGGCATAAGCCCGGCGGTCTCGCGAATACCGGCATCACGGCGAACCTGTTCATGGCCGGTATTTCCGGATCGGCCGTCGCGGACGCCGCCGCCGTCGGCTCGGTGCTGGTGCCCGAGATGAAGCGCCGCGGCTATTCGTCCGCCTACGCCGCGGGCGTCATCGCCGCCGCCGCGTCGATGGGCCCGATCATTCCGCCGTCGATACTGTTCATCCTGCTGGGGTCGATCGTCAATATCTCGGTCGGGCAATTGTTCATCGCGGGCATTTTGCCGGGCTTCGTGATGTATTTCGCGATGCTGGCGACCAGCGCCTATATGTCGCGCCGCTTGAATCTGCCGGTCGAAGAACGCGTGACCGGCGACGCCAAGCGCCGGGCGATCCTGGGCGGCATTCTGCCTTTGGGCGCGCCCGTGATGATCGTTCTGAGCAAGATCTTCGGGATCGCCACGCCGACGGAATCGGCCGCCCTTGTCGCGCTCTACACGCTGGTGCTGGCCGTCGTCGTCTATCGCAGCCTTAGCCCCAAGGCATTCATGGAAGCCGCCGTCGCCTCGGCGCTGACCACCGCCGTCGTGATGATGACGGTCGCGACCAGCCAAATCTTCGGTTCGCTCGCCGTGCTCGCGGGGCTCGGCGAAACGCTGACGACCGCGATGCGCGCGATATCCGACAATCCCTACGTCCTTCTGCTGCTCATCAACATCGCGCTGCTGGTCCTCGGCACGATCATGGAACCGCTGCCGCTGATGCTGATCCTCGCCCCCATTCTGTTCCCGATGTTGACCGGGATGGGCGTCGATCCGATCCATTTCGGCGTCGTGATGGTGCTGAACCTCGTCCTCGGCATGGTGACGCCGCCGGTCGGGCTCACGCTGTTCGTCATGGCGCGGATCGGCAAGGTCGGCGTCTGGGAACTCTTCTGGGCCGCGTGGCCCTACTTCCTCGTCCTCGTGGCGGTGCTCCTGGTGCTCACCTATGTGCCGTGGTTCTCGCTCGCGCTGGTCGATCTTTGGATGCGTTGA
- a CDS encoding SDR family oxidoreductase, with the protein MTAMLVDLRGLRLLIVGGGSGIGQSCVRLAAEAGAIVAATTMPGTAEAVPEAKFVCACDTRDDGQVAAAVRGAHEALGGIDAAIVTAGVFEHRNIGETGPEDWERVVSINLGGAYRVARHVAPIFEKQRGGSLVLFSSQIGLIGHRRATAYAASKGGVNALAKTLAVEFASFGARANAVAPGPIATPMTAIARADATRAAGLVASIPLGRLGEADEIARAALFLASPAASFITGHILVADGGVTAV; encoded by the coding sequence ATGACCGCGATGCTGGTCGATCTGCGCGGCCTTCGCCTGCTGATCGTGGGCGGCGGATCGGGCATCGGCCAGTCTTGCGTGCGCCTTGCGGCCGAAGCCGGCGCGATCGTCGCCGCGACGACGATGCCGGGCACGGCCGAAGCCGTCCCCGAAGCCAAATTCGTTTGCGCCTGCGATACGCGCGACGACGGCCAAGTCGCCGCCGCCGTACGCGGCGCGCACGAAGCGCTTGGCGGCATCGACGCCGCGATCGTCACCGCCGGCGTGTTCGAGCATCGCAATATCGGCGAAACGGGTCCCGAGGATTGGGAGCGCGTCGTGTCGATCAATCTGGGCGGCGCCTATCGCGTGGCGCGGCATGTGGCGCCGATTTTCGAAAAACAGCGCGGCGGATCGCTGGTGCTGTTCTCCAGCCAGATCGGCCTGATCGGCCATCGCCGCGCGACCGCCTATGCCGCGTCCAAAGGCGGCGTCAACGCGCTCGCCAAAACCCTGGCGGTCGAGTTCGCTTCGTTTGGCGCACGCGCCAACGCCGTCGCGCCCGGTCCGATCGCCACGCCGATGACCGCGATCGCGCGGGCCGACGCCACGCGCGCCGCCGGTCTGGTCGCCAGCATTCCGCTGGGCCGCTTGGGCGAAGCCGACGAAATCGCGCGCGCGGCCTTGTTCCTCGCCTCACCCGCCGCATCGTTCATCACCGGCCATATTCTGGTCGCCGACGGAGGAGTCACGGCCGTATGA
- a CDS encoding TRAP transporter substrate-binding protein: protein MNTKISRRGFVAGTAALGGASLLPGMSAAQQKIVLRYGNAGAPNTLSNTFNAKVSEAVSRKTNGAVSFEIFAGSLGGEQKLIDSMALGSLDVYNGAYTGTREFDIMYSPYFFRDGAHAGRVMKGPIGAKASAVLQTRYRARLLGAGRLGGYNLMLKQPIKSLSELRGRKIRAAQIEGCIEGLKFFGAIPTPIPFNEIYLALQQGIVDGVLTALNPGVAGKFFEVCKYVVTNDFGLALDKEVISVAAWNRLSPAQQQALQSSFDELEGPEYYEVGVKLKDSDIATWRNSQGADSIITLPGDGLAAELEPLNKKLADEVFGAGSWDTIKAA, encoded by the coding sequence ATGAACACCAAGATTTCACGCCGTGGTTTCGTCGCCGGCACCGCGGCACTGGGCGGCGCTTCGCTGCTGCCGGGCATGTCGGCGGCCCAGCAGAAGATCGTGCTGCGCTACGGCAACGCCGGGGCGCCCAACACGCTGTCGAACACCTTCAACGCCAAGGTTTCCGAGGCGGTCTCGCGTAAAACGAACGGCGCCGTGTCGTTCGAAATCTTCGCGGGCTCGCTGGGCGGCGAGCAGAAGCTCATCGACTCGATGGCGCTGGGCAGCCTCGACGTCTACAACGGCGCCTACACGGGCACGCGCGAATTCGACATCATGTACAGCCCCTATTTCTTCCGCGACGGCGCGCATGCCGGCCGCGTGATGAAGGGCCCGATCGGCGCCAAGGCGTCGGCCGTTCTGCAAACGCGCTACCGCGCGCGTCTGCTGGGTGCGGGCCGCTTGGGCGGCTACAACCTGATGCTCAAGCAGCCGATCAAGTCGCTGTCGGAACTGCGCGGCCGCAAGATCCGCGCGGCGCAGATCGAAGGCTGCATCGAAGGCCTGAAGTTCTTCGGCGCCATCCCCACCCCGATCCCGTTCAACGAAATCTACCTTGCCCTTCAGCAGGGCATCGTCGACGGCGTGCTGACCGCGCTGAACCCCGGCGTGGCCGGCAAGTTCTTCGAAGTTTGCAAATACGTCGTGACGAACGATTTCGGTCTGGCGCTCGACAAGGAAGTGATCTCGGTCGCCGCCTGGAACCGCCTGTCGCCCGCGCAGCAGCAGGCGCTGCAATCCAGCTTCGACGAGCTGGAAGGCCCCGAGTACTACGAAGTCGGCGTCAAGCTGAAGGATTCGGACATCGCCACCTGGCGCAACTCGCAAGGTGCGGACAGCATCATCACGCTGCCGGGCGACGGCCTCGCCGCCGAGTTGGAGCCGCTGAACAAGAAGCTCGCCGACGAAGTGTTCGGGGCGGGTTCCTGGGACACGATCAAGGCGGCCTAA
- a CDS encoding aminopeptidase P family protein yields MAFPLGRHRRAQDRLMFLNLERARRLLREAGLDGAILATPVNVSYASGFASEYLLGGFEDWSAAVILPASADAEPVLVIQEFDLPTLAERPSWIKEVEMFGNPWSSVGVYMGETLERNLSNDLRRNLAAKRAELRPTQKASFVDAVIAAVERAGLKSAKLGCDDMRLAQRLSGRGLGGNAPIADILQLMRRIRIVKTRDEIALMTKGAEVNAKALEAVIANAKPGIAEDDLIRVYRRVLVDHDAAFLGERGMMFGAGDASAMSLPASHERRLTPGDAVVLDCLGTLGGYHMDLARTGVVGEPTAAHKLRYKAVVAALEAVEAAIKPGINTEDLRKLTRDTIEGFGLRRDLVSVTTHGIGLEVFEFPEEDSLVKGYALEENMIVNTEVFYRDPDLGSFHLEDSVEVEAKGCRMLRPIDRDLVVIA; encoded by the coding sequence GTGGCGTTTCCCCTGGGTCGTCATCGCCGCGCGCAAGACCGCCTGATGTTCCTCAATCTCGAACGCGCCCGCCGCTTGTTGCGCGAAGCCGGTCTCGACGGCGCGATCCTCGCCACACCGGTCAACGTTTCCTACGCCTCCGGCTTCGCGTCGGAATATCTGCTCGGCGGGTTCGAGGATTGGTCGGCGGCGGTGATCCTGCCCGCCAGCGCCGACGCCGAACCCGTACTCGTGATCCAGGAATTCGATCTGCCTACGCTGGCGGAACGGCCGAGCTGGATCAAAGAAGTCGAGATGTTCGGCAATCCGTGGAGCTCGGTCGGCGTCTATATGGGCGAGACGCTGGAGCGCAATCTCTCCAACGATCTTCGCCGCAATCTCGCCGCCAAACGCGCCGAATTGCGCCCGACGCAGAAGGCCTCGTTCGTCGATGCGGTGATCGCCGCGGTCGAACGCGCGGGTCTCAAATCCGCGAAGCTCGGCTGCGACGATATGCGCCTGGCCCAGCGCCTGTCGGGGCGTGGGCTTGGCGGCAATGCGCCCATCGCCGATATCCTGCAACTCATGCGCCGCATCCGCATCGTCAAAACGCGCGACGAAATCGCGCTGATGACCAAGGGTGCGGAGGTCAACGCCAAAGCGCTGGAAGCGGTCATCGCCAACGCCAAGCCCGGTATCGCCGAAGACGATCTGATCCGCGTCTATCGCCGCGTGCTGGTCGATCACGACGCGGCCTTCCTGGGCGAGCGCGGCATGATGTTCGGTGCGGGCGACGCTTCGGCGATGAGCCTGCCCGCAAGCCACGAGCGCCGCCTGACGCCGGGCGACGCGGTCGTGCTCGATTGCCTGGGCACGCTCGGCGGCTATCACATGGATCTTGCGCGCACCGGTGTCGTCGGCGAACCGACCGCGGCGCACAAGCTGCGCTACAAGGCCGTCGTCGCCGCGCTGGAAGCGGTCGAAGCCGCGATCAAGCCCGGTATCAACACCGAAGATCTGCGCAAGCTGACGCGCGACACGATCGAAGGATTCGGCCTGCGCCGCGACCTCGTCTCCGTCACCACGCACGGGATTGGGCTGGAAGTGTTCGAATTCCCCGAGGAAGATAGCCTCGTCAAAGGCTACGCCCTCGAGGAAAACATGATCGTGAACACCGAAGTCTTCTATCGCGATCCCGATCTCGGCAGCTTCCATCTGGAAGACAGCGTCGAGGTCGAGGCGAAGGGCTGTCGCATGCTGCGGCCCATCGACCGCGATTTGGTCGTGATCGCATGA